A genomic region of Zalophus californianus isolate mZalCal1 chromosome 1, mZalCal1.pri.v2, whole genome shotgun sequence contains the following coding sequences:
- the INKA1 gene encoding PAK4-inhibitor INKA1 has protein sequence MLGRRRRELWRARSGGARRRAGAPLAGPLGPLRAAPAGVRGGTGRPGGGSGTGMHSARLDSFLGQLRWELLCGRDTGSPPMSGPLPPPPKPGPRVPLSHRLRASDALEEDSVGCVEEEEEGVAIGDKGVVLGSPREHGLDWDSGFSEVSGSTWREEELPVLQHPAPPAWPPHRQRLSASGIPLPSRAPGASAPSAHRPRPKSTPDACLDHWRGLEAEDWTAALLNRGRSRQPLVLGDNCFADLVHNWMELPEAVGEGDDGGGPRARARPPQFLLGLSEQLRRQLARARRAAMAGKRLSCPPRPEPELPADVSRFAALMRCRSRQPIICSDVSYL, from the exons ATGttggggcggcggcggcgcgagCTGTGGAGAGCGAGGAGCGGCGGAGCCAGGCGGAGGGCCGGGGCGCCGCTGGCCGGCCCGCTGGGCCCTCTCCGCGCCGCTCCCGCTGGAGTTCGTGGAGGAACTGGCAGGCCTGGCGGGGGCTCCGGCACGGGCATGCACAGCGCTCGGCTTGACAGCTTCCTGGGCCAGCTCCGCTGGGAACTG CTGTGTGGCCGGGACACAGGCTCACCCCCCATGTCTGGCCCCCTTCCACCACCCCCCAAACCCGGCCCACGTGTTCCGCTCAGCCACCGACTCAGGGCCTCAGATGCCTTGGAAGAGGACTCAGTCGGCTGtgtggaagaggaggaagaaggtgtGGCAATAGGAGACAAGGGTGTTGTCTTGGGGAGCCCCAGGGAGCATGGCCTGGACTGGGACTCTGGCTTCTCTGAAGTGTCAGGCAGCACATGGAGAGAGGAAGAGCTGCCTGTactccagcacccagcacccccaGCGTGGCCCCCACACAGACAGCGCCTCTCGGCCAGTGGCATTCCCCTGCCCAGCCGAGCTCCTGGGGCCAGTGCACCATCTGCCCACCGACCACGGCCCAAGTCTACCCCAGATGCCTGCCTGGATCATTGGCGGGGGCTGGAAGCTGAGGACTGGACAGCAGCCCTGCTGAACAGAGGTCGCAGTCGCCAGCCCCTAGTGCTGGGGGACAACTGCTTTGCTGACTTGGTGCACAACTGGATGGAGCTGCCAGAGGCAGTGGGTGAGGGGGACGATGGAGGAGGACCCCGTGCCCGTGCTCGGCCCCCTCAGTTCTTGCTTGGGCTCTCTGAGCAGCTGCGGCGCCAGCTGGCCAGGGCACGCAGGGCGGCTATGGCGGGAAAGAGACTATCGTGCCCACCTCGCCCGGAACCCGAGCTGCCTGCAGATGTCTCACGCTTTGCAGCTCTCATGCGCTGCCGCAGCCGCCAACCCATCATCTGCAGTGATGTCAGCTACCTCTGA